A window of Daphnia pulicaria isolate SC F1-1A chromosome 10, SC_F0-13Bv2, whole genome shotgun sequence contains these coding sequences:
- the LOC124314636 gene encoding hormone receptor 4-like isoform X2: protein MSMIDDSRWLQLEVCREFQRSKCSRSDSECKFAHPPANVEVQNGRVIACYDSIKGRCNREKPPCKYFHPPQHLKDQLLINGRNHLALKNALMLQMGMAPAGQSVLPGQIPTIDYEFRPVRCLPSSVHDWCEMSASPYLGMPQLSSPYSHYTMSASPMLQVVSPAEAAVNSQLGVVAAAQAGGAGVGGYHGAPANKLQRSDRIEMETCQNNNAATSGLQQQQQLLLLPVNLVMDDNCSAAAAAAATTAAAAAAAATSLRMAKRQRDPVDEDHLPMNELNNQLPSSNTTFYFPAYPGMMQQYKRSAGDKNSAAQNMAAVYQQHQQSAANASHQAAMTAAAYQAQALMQLQQQPYGVPVSCEYNTLVSSSSTSTSTTSATCSSSSSSTTSNPPAVTINNLAATTTTTTTTAAPPHAPAAPGLVATAAANVTTSSSSSSIPSSIPLSSSSSSSTGGLLIAANPCPSSSSSSLTTNTTTTNSSSLHNPIASSASSSSSSSGFNSILPALSTAAGPLALGGGGAVKVSSAAGGGGGLLQPPTGLSLALTNGNAAAYEAATLAALTNFSNAKRATEESERAAAEMEALAAAAAAEEEDDSSSALCMNNNNNINSISGCINSSSTVVGTSTISHGSTLSSQLGGHFPMAASSSASSISSSAAPTGASIVSLMSSVGAGIKRPRSPNSSQQQQQQPHQMSNHLASQFSSNSPSSLLSFPPSSSSISSTSASASSASSSVATAAAVAAAAAAAALHYPALQQPQTALAYTGVSLNKQQQQLAQQQQQQQQHQQQQHHHQLAAVSAASMAPGSASFPHQIQTSLAQAMQQQYQQYLNPYYSLAQAQVQQQVQVTPAAFANPSYGVNPFAAAAAAGSANHLLNSGHAALGLALSHHGLAGQHGHHQGLNAGQSPQAQAVAAAAAQQIQAQQQLAALQQLMQQNPGLMAAAAAAGYHPGAHHPLSGSGSVNASNSSHQAAAAQAAAGSALGMYAAAAAAQAQLGNHFSSLAHFNQQQPSQQQQQQQQQQQQTQMHPHMHPSQYIQSLTGQAAAMSRGGGGVVPVPNPAAAAAAAAAAAAMANAGLQPYKKMRTI, encoded by the exons ACTCGCGCTGGCTCCAGCTGGAGGTCTGCCGCGAGTTCCAGCGCTCCAAGTGCTCCCGCTCCGACTCGGAATGCAAATTCGCCCACCCGCCAGCCAACGTCGAGGTGCAGAATGGACGCGTCATCGCCTGTTACGACAGTATCAAG GGCCGATGCAATCGTGAGAAGCCGCCGTGCAAATACTTTCACCCACCGCAGCACCTCAAGGACCAGCTGTTGATCAACGGGCGCAATCACCTTGCCCTCAAGAACGCGCTGATGCTTCAAATGGGCATGGCGCCGGCTGGCCAGTCCGTCTTACCAGGACAGATACCCACTATC GACTACGAGTTTCGGCCGGTGAGATGTCTACCGTCTTCCGTTCACGATTGGTGTGAAATGTCT GCATCTCCGTACCTGGGAATGCCACAGTTGAGTTCGCCCTACAGTCACTACACGATGAGCGCCAGTCCCATGCTGCAGGTGGTCTCGCCGGCCGAGGCGGCCGTCAACTCTCAGCTGGGCGTCGTGGCTGCCGCTCAGGCCGGTGGCGCCGGAGTCGGTGGCTACCACGGGGCGCCGGCCAACAAGCTCCAACGCTCCGACCGCATcgag ATGGAAACGTGTCAGAACAACAACGCGGCGACGTCTGGActtcaacagcaacagcaattaCTGCTCCTGCCCGTGAACTTGGTGATGGATGACAACTGttccgccgctgccgccgccgccgcaacgaccgccgccgctgctgctgctgctgccaccagCCTGCGCATGGCCAAGAGACAACGGGACCCGGTCGATGAAGACCATTTGCCTATG AACGAACTCAACAACCAGCTGCCCAGCAGCAACACAACGTTCTATTTTCCG GCTTACCCTGGGATGATGCAACAATACAAGCGCTCTGCCGGCGACAAGAATTCGGCGGCGCAGAACATGGCGGCCGTGtaccagcagcaccagcagagCGCGGCCAACGCGTCGCACCAGGCGGCCATGACGGCCGCGGCCTACCAAGCCCAGGCCTTGATgcagttgcagcagcagccttaCGGCGTTCCCGTCTCATGTGAGTACAACACTCtggtctcctcctcctccacttCCACTTCCACCACCTCTGCCActtgctcctcctcctcctcgtccaCAACTAGCAATCCTCCAGCTGTCACAATCAACAATCTAgcagctactactactactaccactactactgctgctccTCCTcatgctcctgctgctcctggTTTGGTAGCCACGGCGGCGGCAAACGTcaccacttcttcttcttcttcttctattccttCTTCCATTCCTTtatcctcctcttcctcctcctcgacTGGAGGTCTCCTAATCGCAGCCAATCcttgtccttcttcttcttcttcttctttgacaacCAACACGACCACGACCAATAGCTCCTCTTTACACAACCCAATCGCTTCcagtgcttcttcttcttcttcttcttctggtttcAATTCGATATTGCCCGCATTGTCGACGGCCGCTGGCCCTCTGGcccttggtggtggtggcgccgTCAAAGTCtcgtctgctgctggtggtggtggtggccttCTCCAGCCTCCCACCGGCTTGAGTTTAGCTCTGACCAACGGTAATGCGGCCGCCTACGAGGCGGCCACTCTGGCCGCTCTGACCAACTTCTCCAACGCCAAACGGGCGACGGAAGAGTCTGAGCGGGCGGCCGCCGAAATGGAAGCCCTGgcggccgccgctgccgccgagGAGGAGGACGACTCCTCTTCCGCCTTGTgcatgaacaacaacaacaacatcaacagcaTTAGCGGCTGCATTAATAGTAGTAGTACTGTTGTTGGTACGAGCACGATTAGTCACGGTAGTACTCTTAGTAGCCAACTCGGCGGCCATTTTCCCATGGCGGCATCTTCATCCGCCtcctccatttcttcttccgccgcCCCCACGGGCGCCTCGATCGTCTCCCTGATGAGTTCAGTCGGCGCCGGCATCAAACGGCCGCGCTCGCCCAATtccagccaacaacaacaacagcagccgcACCAAATGTCGAATCATTTGGCGTCGCAATTCTCTTCCAACTCGCCCAGTAGCCTCCTCTCCTTCCCGCCTTCTTCCTCGTCCATCTCCTCCACTTCCGCCTCGGCGTCGTCGGCCTCCTCGTCGGTGGCGACGGCAGCTGCGGTCGCCGCCGCGGCTGCAGCGGCCGCTTTGCACTACCCGGCCCTGCAGCAGCCGCAAACGGCTCTGGCCTACACTGGCGTCTCGTTGAataagcagcaacaacagctggcacagcaacagcaacaacaacaacagcaccaacaacaacaacatcaccaTCAGCTGGCCGCCGTGAGTGCAGCCTCGATGGCTCCCGGCTCGGCCTCGTTCCCCCATCAGATCCAGACGAGTTTGGCCCAGGCCATGCAACAGCAGTACCAGCAATATCTCAATCCCTATTACAGTCTGGCCCAGGCTCAGGTCCAGCAACAGGTCCAGGTCACTCCGGCGGCTTTCGCCAATCCCAGTTACGGCGTCAATCCgttcgccgccgccgccgccgccggaagCGCCAATCATTTGCTAAATAGCGGTCATGCCGCCCTCGGGCTGGCCTTGTCCCACCACGGACTAGCGGGCCAACACGGGCACCATCAAGGCTTGAACGCTGGCCAATCGCCTCAGGCTCAAGCcgtggccgccgccgctgcccaGCAGATTCAGGCCCAGCAACAGTTGGCCGCCCTCCAGCAGTTGATGCAGCAGAATCCCGGTCTGATGGCCGCCGCGGCCGCTGCCGGCTATCACCCGGGTGCCCATCACCCACTGTCCGGCTCGGGCTCCGTTAACGCCTCCAACTCCTCCCATCAGGCCGCCGCCGCTCAGGCTGCAGCGGGCAGCGCTCTCGGTATGTACGCGGCCGCAGCCGCCGCCCAGGCTCAACTGGGCAATCACTTTAGTAGTTTGGCCCATTTTAATCAGCAGCAACCGagtcagcaacagcagcaacaacagcaacaacagcagcagacgcAAATGCATCCGCACATGCATCCGTCGCAGTACATTCAGTCGTTGACCGGCCAGGCGGCCGCCATGAGCCGCGGGGGCGGCGGAGTTGTGCCAGTGCCCAATCcggccgctgctgccgctgccgccgccgcagcTGCGGCCATGGCTAATGCCGGCCTTCAACCGTACAAAAAAATGAGGACCATTTGa
- the LOC124314636 gene encoding chitinase-like protein PB1E7.04c isoform X3, whose product MAVVNVNNLNNMINAKDSRWLQLEVCREFQRSKCSRSDSECKFAHPPANVEVQNGRVIACYDSIKGRCNREKPPCKYFHPPQHLKDQLLINGRNHLALKNALMLQMGMAPAGQSVLPGQIPTIDYEFRPVRCLPSSVHDWCEMSASPYLGMPQLSSPYSHYTMSASPMLQVVSPAEAAVNSQLGVVAAAQAGGAGVGGYHGAPANKLQRSDRIEMETCQNNNAATSGLQQQQQLLLLPVNLVMDDNCSAAAAAAATTAAAAAAAATSLRMAKRQRDPVDEDHLPMNELNNQLPSSNTTFYFPAYPGMMQQYKRSAGDKNSAAQNMAAVYQQHQQSAANASHQAAMTAAAYQAQALMQLQQQPYGVPVSCEYNTLVSSSSTSTSTTSATCSSSSSSTTSNPPAVTINNLAATTTTTTTTAAPPHAPAAPGLVATAAANVTTSSSSSSIPSSIPLSSSSSSSTGGLLIAANPCPSSSSSSLTTNTTTTNSSSLHNPIASSASSSSSSSGFNSILPALSTAAGPLALGGGGAVKVSSAAGGGGGLLQPPTGLSLALTNGNAAAYEAATLAALTNFSNAKRATEESERAAAEMEALAAAAAAEEEDDSSSALCMNNNNNINSISGCINSSSTVVGTSTISHGSTLSSQLGGHFPMAASSSASSISSSAAPTGASIVSLMSSVGAGIKRPRSPNSSQQQQQQPHQMSNHLASQFSSNSPSSLLSFPPSSSSISSTSASASSASSSVATAAAVAAAAAAAALHYPALQQPQTALAYTGVSLNKQQQQLAQQQQQQQQHQQQQHHHQLAAVSAASMAPGSASFPHQIQTSLAQAMQQQYQQYLNPYYSLAQAQVQQQVQVTPAAFANPSYGVNPFAAAAAAGSANHLLNSGHAALGLALSHHGLAGQHGHHQGLNAGQSPQAQAVAAAAAQQIQAQQQLAALQQLMQQNPGLMAAAAAAGYHPGAHHPLSGSGSVNASNSSHQAAAAQAAAGSALVSTNVLSVNYTDEQGQLLDTLPVCRDFKYGECKRAACKYIHLLDDHVEITDMRVTVCRDAVSGKCLRNSCKFYHLPIVLPHPATLASSLAR is encoded by the exons ATGGCTGTGGTGAACGTCAACAATCTAAATAACATGATCAATGCCAAAGACTCGCGCTGGCTCCAGCTGGAGGTCTGCCGCGAGTTCCAGCGCTCCAAGTGCTCCCGCTCCGACTCGGAATGCAAATTCGCCCACCCGCCAGCCAACGTCGAGGTGCAGAATGGACGCGTCATCGCCTGTTACGACAGTATCAAG GGCCGATGCAATCGTGAGAAGCCGCCGTGCAAATACTTTCACCCACCGCAGCACCTCAAGGACCAGCTGTTGATCAACGGGCGCAATCACCTTGCCCTCAAGAACGCGCTGATGCTTCAAATGGGCATGGCGCCGGCTGGCCAGTCCGTCTTACCAGGACAGATACCCACTATC GACTACGAGTTTCGGCCGGTGAGATGTCTACCGTCTTCCGTTCACGATTGGTGTGAAATGTCT GCATCTCCGTACCTGGGAATGCCACAGTTGAGTTCGCCCTACAGTCACTACACGATGAGCGCCAGTCCCATGCTGCAGGTGGTCTCGCCGGCCGAGGCGGCCGTCAACTCTCAGCTGGGCGTCGTGGCTGCCGCTCAGGCCGGTGGCGCCGGAGTCGGTGGCTACCACGGGGCGCCGGCCAACAAGCTCCAACGCTCCGACCGCATcgag ATGGAAACGTGTCAGAACAACAACGCGGCGACGTCTGGActtcaacagcaacagcaattaCTGCTCCTGCCCGTGAACTTGGTGATGGATGACAACTGttccgccgctgccgccgccgccgcaacgaccgccgccgctgctgctgctgctgccaccagCCTGCGCATGGCCAAGAGACAACGGGACCCGGTCGATGAAGACCATTTGCCTATG AACGAACTCAACAACCAGCTGCCCAGCAGCAACACAACGTTCTATTTTCCG GCTTACCCTGGGATGATGCAACAATACAAGCGCTCTGCCGGCGACAAGAATTCGGCGGCGCAGAACATGGCGGCCGTGtaccagcagcaccagcagagCGCGGCCAACGCGTCGCACCAGGCGGCCATGACGGCCGCGGCCTACCAAGCCCAGGCCTTGATgcagttgcagcagcagccttaCGGCGTTCCCGTCTCATGTGAGTACAACACTCtggtctcctcctcctccacttCCACTTCCACCACCTCTGCCActtgctcctcctcctcctcgtccaCAACTAGCAATCCTCCAGCTGTCACAATCAACAATCTAgcagctactactactactaccactactactgctgctccTCCTcatgctcctgctgctcctggTTTGGTAGCCACGGCGGCGGCAAACGTcaccacttcttcttcttcttcttctattccttCTTCCATTCCTTtatcctcctcttcctcctcctcgacTGGAGGTCTCCTAATCGCAGCCAATCcttgtccttcttcttcttcttcttctttgacaacCAACACGACCACGACCAATAGCTCCTCTTTACACAACCCAATCGCTTCcagtgcttcttcttcttcttcttcttctggtttcAATTCGATATTGCCCGCATTGTCGACGGCCGCTGGCCCTCTGGcccttggtggtggtggcgccgTCAAAGTCtcgtctgctgctggtggtggtggtggccttCTCCAGCCTCCCACCGGCTTGAGTTTAGCTCTGACCAACGGTAATGCGGCCGCCTACGAGGCGGCCACTCTGGCCGCTCTGACCAACTTCTCCAACGCCAAACGGGCGACGGAAGAGTCTGAGCGGGCGGCCGCCGAAATGGAAGCCCTGgcggccgccgctgccgccgagGAGGAGGACGACTCCTCTTCCGCCTTGTgcatgaacaacaacaacaacatcaacagcaTTAGCGGCTGCATTAATAGTAGTAGTACTGTTGTTGGTACGAGCACGATTAGTCACGGTAGTACTCTTAGTAGCCAACTCGGCGGCCATTTTCCCATGGCGGCATCTTCATCCGCCtcctccatttcttcttccgccgcCCCCACGGGCGCCTCGATCGTCTCCCTGATGAGTTCAGTCGGCGCCGGCATCAAACGGCCGCGCTCGCCCAATtccagccaacaacaacaacagcagccgcACCAAATGTCGAATCATTTGGCGTCGCAATTCTCTTCCAACTCGCCCAGTAGCCTCCTCTCCTTCCCGCCTTCTTCCTCGTCCATCTCCTCCACTTCCGCCTCGGCGTCGTCGGCCTCCTCGTCGGTGGCGACGGCAGCTGCGGTCGCCGCCGCGGCTGCAGCGGCCGCTTTGCACTACCCGGCCCTGCAGCAGCCGCAAACGGCTCTGGCCTACACTGGCGTCTCGTTGAataagcagcaacaacagctggcacagcaacagcaacaacaacaacagcaccaacaacaacaacatcaccaTCAGCTGGCCGCCGTGAGTGCAGCCTCGATGGCTCCCGGCTCGGCCTCGTTCCCCCATCAGATCCAGACGAGTTTGGCCCAGGCCATGCAACAGCAGTACCAGCAATATCTCAATCCCTATTACAGTCTGGCCCAGGCTCAGGTCCAGCAACAGGTCCAGGTCACTCCGGCGGCTTTCGCCAATCCCAGTTACGGCGTCAATCCgttcgccgccgccgccgccgccggaagCGCCAATCATTTGCTAAATAGCGGTCATGCCGCCCTCGGGCTGGCCTTGTCCCACCACGGACTAGCGGGCCAACACGGGCACCATCAAGGCTTGAACGCTGGCCAATCGCCTCAGGCTCAAGCcgtggccgccgccgctgcccaGCAGATTCAGGCCCAGCAACAGTTGGCCGCCCTCCAGCAGTTGATGCAGCAGAATCCCGGTCTGATGGCCGCCGCGGCCGCTGCCGGCTATCACCCGGGTGCCCATCACCCACTGTCCGGCTCGGGCTCCGTTAACGCCTCCAACTCCTCCCATCAGGCCGCCGCCGCTCAGGCTGCAGCGGGCAGCGCTCTCG
- the LOC124314636 gene encoding hormone receptor 4-like isoform X4: MAVVNVNNLNNMINAKDSRWLQLEVCREFQRSKCSRSDSECKFAHPPANVEVQNGRVIACYDSIKGRCNREKPPCKYFHPPQHLKDQLLINGRNHLALKNALMLQMGMAPAGQSVLPGQIPTIASPYLGMPQLSSPYSHYTMSASPMLQVVSPAEAAVNSQLGVVAAAQAGGAGVGGYHGAPANKLQRSDRIEMETCQNNNAATSGLQQQQQLLLLPVNLVMDDNCSAAAAAAATTAAAAAAAATSLRMAKRQRDPVDEDHLPMNELNNQLPSSNTTFYFPAYPGMMQQYKRSAGDKNSAAQNMAAVYQQHQQSAANASHQAAMTAAAYQAQALMQLQQQPYGVPVSCEYNTLVSSSSTSTSTTSATCSSSSSSTTSNPPAVTINNLAATTTTTTTTAAPPHAPAAPGLVATAAANVTTSSSSSSIPSSIPLSSSSSSSTGGLLIAANPCPSSSSSSLTTNTTTTNSSSLHNPIASSASSSSSSSGFNSILPALSTAAGPLALGGGGAVKVSSAAGGGGGLLQPPTGLSLALTNGNAAAYEAATLAALTNFSNAKRATEESERAAAEMEALAAAAAAEEEDDSSSALCMNNNNNINSISGCINSSSTVVGTSTISHGSTLSSQLGGHFPMAASSSASSISSSAAPTGASIVSLMSSVGAGIKRPRSPNSSQQQQQQPHQMSNHLASQFSSNSPSSLLSFPPSSSSISSTSASASSASSSVATAAAVAAAAAAAALHYPALQQPQTALAYTGVSLNKQQQQLAQQQQQQQQHQQQQHHHQLAAVSAASMAPGSASFPHQIQTSLAQAMQQQYQQYLNPYYSLAQAQVQQQVQVTPAAFANPSYGVNPFAAAAAAGSANHLLNSGHAALGLALSHHGLAGQHGHHQGLNAGQSPQAQAVAAAAAQQIQAQQQLAALQQLMQQNPGLMAAAAAAGYHPGAHHPLSGSGSVNASNSSHQAAAAQAAAGSALGMYAAAAAAQAQLGNHFSSLAHFNQQQPSQQQQQQQQQQQQTQMHPHMHPSQYIQSLTGQAAAMSRGGGGVVPVPNPAAAAAAAAAAAAMANAGLQPYKKMRTI; encoded by the exons ATGGCTGTGGTGAACGTCAACAATCTAAATAACATGATCAATGCCAAAGACTCGCGCTGGCTCCAGCTGGAGGTCTGCCGCGAGTTCCAGCGCTCCAAGTGCTCCCGCTCCGACTCGGAATGCAAATTCGCCCACCCGCCAGCCAACGTCGAGGTGCAGAATGGACGCGTCATCGCCTGTTACGACAGTATCAAG GGCCGATGCAATCGTGAGAAGCCGCCGTGCAAATACTTTCACCCACCGCAGCACCTCAAGGACCAGCTGTTGATCAACGGGCGCAATCACCTTGCCCTCAAGAACGCGCTGATGCTTCAAATGGGCATGGCGCCGGCTGGCCAGTCCGTCTTACCAGGACAGATACCCACTATC GCATCTCCGTACCTGGGAATGCCACAGTTGAGTTCGCCCTACAGTCACTACACGATGAGCGCCAGTCCCATGCTGCAGGTGGTCTCGCCGGCCGAGGCGGCCGTCAACTCTCAGCTGGGCGTCGTGGCTGCCGCTCAGGCCGGTGGCGCCGGAGTCGGTGGCTACCACGGGGCGCCGGCCAACAAGCTCCAACGCTCCGACCGCATcgag ATGGAAACGTGTCAGAACAACAACGCGGCGACGTCTGGActtcaacagcaacagcaattaCTGCTCCTGCCCGTGAACTTGGTGATGGATGACAACTGttccgccgctgccgccgccgccgcaacgaccgccgccgctgctgctgctgctgccaccagCCTGCGCATGGCCAAGAGACAACGGGACCCGGTCGATGAAGACCATTTGCCTATG AACGAACTCAACAACCAGCTGCCCAGCAGCAACACAACGTTCTATTTTCCG GCTTACCCTGGGATGATGCAACAATACAAGCGCTCTGCCGGCGACAAGAATTCGGCGGCGCAGAACATGGCGGCCGTGtaccagcagcaccagcagagCGCGGCCAACGCGTCGCACCAGGCGGCCATGACGGCCGCGGCCTACCAAGCCCAGGCCTTGATgcagttgcagcagcagccttaCGGCGTTCCCGTCTCATGTGAGTACAACACTCtggtctcctcctcctccacttCCACTTCCACCACCTCTGCCActtgctcctcctcctcctcgtccaCAACTAGCAATCCTCCAGCTGTCACAATCAACAATCTAgcagctactactactactaccactactactgctgctccTCCTcatgctcctgctgctcctggTTTGGTAGCCACGGCGGCGGCAAACGTcaccacttcttcttcttcttcttctattccttCTTCCATTCCTTtatcctcctcttcctcctcctcgacTGGAGGTCTCCTAATCGCAGCCAATCcttgtccttcttcttcttcttcttctttgacaacCAACACGACCACGACCAATAGCTCCTCTTTACACAACCCAATCGCTTCcagtgcttcttcttcttcttcttcttctggtttcAATTCGATATTGCCCGCATTGTCGACGGCCGCTGGCCCTCTGGcccttggtggtggtggcgccgTCAAAGTCtcgtctgctgctggtggtggtggtggccttCTCCAGCCTCCCACCGGCTTGAGTTTAGCTCTGACCAACGGTAATGCGGCCGCCTACGAGGCGGCCACTCTGGCCGCTCTGACCAACTTCTCCAACGCCAAACGGGCGACGGAAGAGTCTGAGCGGGCGGCCGCCGAAATGGAAGCCCTGgcggccgccgctgccgccgagGAGGAGGACGACTCCTCTTCCGCCTTGTgcatgaacaacaacaacaacatcaacagcaTTAGCGGCTGCATTAATAGTAGTAGTACTGTTGTTGGTACGAGCACGATTAGTCACGGTAGTACTCTTAGTAGCCAACTCGGCGGCCATTTTCCCATGGCGGCATCTTCATCCGCCtcctccatttcttcttccgccgcCCCCACGGGCGCCTCGATCGTCTCCCTGATGAGTTCAGTCGGCGCCGGCATCAAACGGCCGCGCTCGCCCAATtccagccaacaacaacaacagcagccgcACCAAATGTCGAATCATTTGGCGTCGCAATTCTCTTCCAACTCGCCCAGTAGCCTCCTCTCCTTCCCGCCTTCTTCCTCGTCCATCTCCTCCACTTCCGCCTCGGCGTCGTCGGCCTCCTCGTCGGTGGCGACGGCAGCTGCGGTCGCCGCCGCGGCTGCAGCGGCCGCTTTGCACTACCCGGCCCTGCAGCAGCCGCAAACGGCTCTGGCCTACACTGGCGTCTCGTTGAataagcagcaacaacagctggcacagcaacagcaacaacaacaacagcaccaacaacaacaacatcaccaTCAGCTGGCCGCCGTGAGTGCAGCCTCGATGGCTCCCGGCTCGGCCTCGTTCCCCCATCAGATCCAGACGAGTTTGGCCCAGGCCATGCAACAGCAGTACCAGCAATATCTCAATCCCTATTACAGTCTGGCCCAGGCTCAGGTCCAGCAACAGGTCCAGGTCACTCCGGCGGCTTTCGCCAATCCCAGTTACGGCGTCAATCCgttcgccgccgccgccgccgccggaagCGCCAATCATTTGCTAAATAGCGGTCATGCCGCCCTCGGGCTGGCCTTGTCCCACCACGGACTAGCGGGCCAACACGGGCACCATCAAGGCTTGAACGCTGGCCAATCGCCTCAGGCTCAAGCcgtggccgccgccgctgcccaGCAGATTCAGGCCCAGCAACAGTTGGCCGCCCTCCAGCAGTTGATGCAGCAGAATCCCGGTCTGATGGCCGCCGCGGCCGCTGCCGGCTATCACCCGGGTGCCCATCACCCACTGTCCGGCTCGGGCTCCGTTAACGCCTCCAACTCCTCCCATCAGGCCGCCGCCGCTCAGGCTGCAGCGGGCAGCGCTCTCGGTATGTACGCGGCCGCAGCCGCCGCCCAGGCTCAACTGGGCAATCACTTTAGTAGTTTGGCCCATTTTAATCAGCAGCAACCGagtcagcaacagcagcaacaacagcaacaacagcagcagacgcAAATGCATCCGCACATGCATCCGTCGCAGTACATTCAGTCGTTGACCGGCCAGGCGGCCGCCATGAGCCGCGGGGGCGGCGGAGTTGTGCCAGTGCCCAATCcggccgctgctgccgctgccgccgccgcagcTGCGGCCATGGCTAATGCCGGCCTTCAACCGTACAAAAAAATGAGGACCATTTGa